One part of the Methanocaldococcus sp. genome encodes these proteins:
- the cobM gene encoding precorrin-4 C(11)-methyltransferase, with protein MEKKVIIVGAGPGDPELITVKGKKAIEEADVIIYAGSLVNKELLKYNKKNAEIYNSANMDLENIINVMVKAVEQGKKVVRVHTGDPSIYGAIKEQIDELSKYGIDVEIIPGVSSLFAATASLKVELTLPEVSQTVIITRPEGRTPMPEKEKLRDLAKHQSTMAIFLGISMIDKVVKELIEGGYKEDTPVAVVYHASWEDEKIIRGTLKDIAEKVKKEGIKKTALIIVGEVLNPKYYAYSKLYDKEFEHGYRKKK; from the coding sequence ATGGAAAAAAAAGTTATAATAGTTGGAGCAGGTCCAGGAGATCCCGAGTTGATAACAGTTAAAGGTAAAAAGGCCATAGAAGAGGCAGATGTTATTATCTATGCTGGCTCATTAGTTAATAAAGAACTTTTAAAATATAATAAAAAAAACGCTGAAATATATAATAGTGCAAATATGGATTTGGAGAATATTATTAATGTAATGGTTAAAGCAGTTGAACAAGGAAAAAAAGTTGTTAGAGTGCATACAGGAGATCCTTCTATTTATGGAGCTATAAAGGAGCAGATTGATGAACTATCAAAATATGGGATAGATGTTGAAATAATTCCAGGGGTTAGTTCCTTATTTGCAGCAACTGCATCATTAAAAGTAGAATTAACACTTCCAGAAGTCTCTCAAACTGTAATTATTACAAGACCAGAAGGAAGAACTCCAATGCCAGAAAAAGAAAAGTTGAGAGATTTAGCTAAACATCAATCAACGATGGCTATTTTTTTAGGAATCTCAATGATTGATAAAGTTGTTAAAGAGTTAATTGAGGGTGGTTATAAAGAAGATACTCCTGTAGCAGTAGTTTATCACGCATCGTGGGAGGATGAAAAGATTATTAGAGGAACTTTAAAAGATATTGCTGAAAAGGTAAAAAAAGAGGGGATTAAAAAAACTGCTTTAATAATCGTTGGAGAAGTTTTAAATCCTAAATATTATGCTTATTCAAAACTCTACGATAAAGAATTTGAGCATG